The following are encoded together in the Streptomyces tsukubensis genome:
- a CDS encoding AAA family ATPase has translation MDFGTQGAPAPADLAWLRGVDAYTMGAYPQAEEEFRAAVRMDPGMADGWLGLHALRIDTPTALLRMFRHRDRFGEQRGRHRRTLNSWYWLGWWVQPVLESPRDLLLAHASHWLDGRHVPDLDRALVGLAPVETDPQVRFLHACRAYLVKDWEQLVRHTDPLIDDPMLGIEAGLFGGMARVRLEMFGQAEPLLSAALMRCRSEQPQRKELRYWLARAHEGTGRSAAALPLYRAVHRVDPAFMDTAARLAAISEGDGYNDLGDPADLAAIALGGLGQDTADGQDMVDPLFGSEAAPGDPRDLRLAPESEPPPVVPPVDPEVVREKAILPVQPVPARLPPGTADPVLLEQALAELERMVGLEPVKRQVKALSAQLNMARLRAGQGLPVQPPKRHFVFSGPSGTGKTTVARILGRVFYALGLLGGDHLVEAQRSDLVGEYLGQTAVKANELIDSAIGGVLFVDEAYSLSNSGYGKGDAYGDEALQVLLKRAEDNRGHLVVILAGYPEGMDRLLAANPGLGSRFTSRVDFPSYRRDELTAIGEVLAGDNGDLWDEEALEELHSIAGHVVEQGWIDELGNGRFLRTLYEKSCAYRDLRLTGYAVTPTRDDLATLRLPDLMQAYGEVLSGRGPQDPASG, from the coding sequence ATGGACTTCGGCACGCAGGGCGCACCGGCCCCGGCCGACCTGGCGTGGCTGCGCGGGGTCGACGCCTACACGATGGGGGCTTATCCACAGGCGGAGGAGGAGTTCAGGGCCGCGGTGCGGATGGATCCGGGGATGGCCGACGGCTGGCTCGGGCTGCACGCGCTGCGGATCGACACTCCGACGGCGCTGCTGCGCATGTTCCGCCACCGCGACCGCTTCGGGGAACAGCGGGGACGACATCGCCGCACCCTCAACTCCTGGTACTGGCTGGGCTGGTGGGTTCAGCCGGTCCTTGAGAGCCCCCGCGATCTGCTCCTCGCGCACGCCTCCCACTGGCTGGACGGACGCCATGTCCCCGATCTGGACCGGGCGTTGGTGGGGCTCGCGCCGGTCGAGACGGACCCGCAGGTACGGTTCCTGCACGCGTGCCGCGCCTACCTGGTCAAGGACTGGGAGCAGTTGGTGCGCCACACCGACCCGCTGATCGACGACCCGATGCTCGGGATCGAGGCGGGGCTCTTCGGCGGCATGGCACGGGTGCGTCTTGAGATGTTCGGCCAGGCTGAGCCGCTGCTGTCAGCGGCGCTGATGCGCTGCCGCAGCGAGCAGCCGCAGCGCAAGGAGCTGCGGTACTGGCTGGCGCGCGCCCACGAGGGGACCGGGCGCAGCGCCGCGGCTCTGCCGCTCTACCGCGCGGTGCACCGGGTCGACCCGGCTTTCATGGACACCGCCGCGCGGCTCGCGGCGATCTCCGAGGGCGACGGCTACAACGACCTGGGTGATCCGGCGGATCTCGCGGCCATCGCCCTCGGCGGGCTCGGGCAGGACACGGCGGACGGCCAGGACATGGTGGATCCGCTGTTCGGGTCGGAGGCGGCGCCTGGCGACCCGCGCGATCTGCGGCTCGCCCCGGAGTCGGAGCCGCCGCCCGTGGTGCCGCCCGTCGACCCCGAGGTGGTGCGGGAGAAGGCGATCCTTCCGGTGCAGCCGGTGCCCGCGCGGCTGCCGCCGGGGACCGCCGATCCCGTACTGCTGGAGCAGGCGCTCGCGGAGCTTGAACGGATGGTGGGCCTCGAACCGGTGAAGCGCCAGGTCAAGGCGCTCTCCGCGCAGTTGAACATGGCACGGCTGCGGGCGGGCCAAGGGCTGCCCGTCCAGCCGCCGAAGCGGCACTTCGTCTTCTCCGGCCCCTCGGGCACGGGCAAGACCACGGTGGCGCGGATCCTCGGCCGGGTCTTCTACGCGCTCGGGCTGCTCGGCGGCGACCATCTCGTCGAGGCGCAACGCTCCGACCTGGTCGGGGAGTATCTGGGGCAGACGGCGGTCAAGGCCAATGAGCTGATCGACTCGGCGATAGGCGGTGTCCTCTTCGTCGATGAGGCGTACAGCCTCTCCAACTCCGGTTACGGCAAGGGCGACGCGTACGGCGACGAGGCCCTTCAGGTGCTGCTCAAACGGGCCGAGGACAACCGCGGTCACCTGGTGGTGATCCTCGCCGGCTATCCCGAGGGCATGGACCGGCTGTTGGCCGCCAATCCCGGTCTCGGCTCGCGCTTCACCTCCCGTGTCGACTTCCCCTCCTACCGCCGCGACGAGCTGACCGCCATCGGTGAGGTGCTCGCCGGGGACAACGGCGATCTCTGGGACGAGGAGGCGCTGGAGGAGCTGCACTCCATCGCGGGGCATGTGGTCGAGCAGGGCTGGATCGACGAGTTGGGCAACGGCAGGTTCCTGCGGACGCTGTACGAGAAGAGCTGCGCCTACCGTGACCTGCGGCTGACGGGGTACGCGGTGACACCGACCCGCGACGATCTCGCGACGCTCCGGCTGCCCGATCTGATGCAGGCGTACGGGGAGGTGCTCTCCGGTCGGGGTCCGCAGGATCCTGCGTCGGGGTGA
- a CDS encoding hemolysin family protein — protein sequence MSLLQLLFAVVLVLANGFFVGAEFALVSVRRSQIEPLAKDSARARRVLYGLEHLPRMMAAAQFGITICSLTLGAVAEPTIARLLEPAFTAIRLPESVVHPLGYAIALVLVVSLHLVIGEMVPKNLAMAAPEKTALWFSPGLVAFARLCRPVTAALGTCARLVLKLFGVEPKDEVEAVFTSAQLSHLVEDSGQAGLLDPEEMERLEDALELGSHPVTDVLLDRASLVTVDPSVTPRQIEELTGRTGYSRFPVQVGGGAFMGYLHVKDVLDLEDADRAVPQQVWRPMTTLRAELPLDDALTVMRRAATHLAQVADGSGRVLGLVALEDVLELLVGEVRDPAHREEGATPAPVTVLAEPLTTATTDIGEPRGDHPAEEALAR from the coding sequence ATGAGCCTGCTGCAACTGCTGTTCGCGGTCGTACTCGTCCTCGCCAACGGCTTCTTCGTGGGCGCGGAGTTCGCCCTCGTATCGGTACGCCGAAGCCAGATCGAACCGCTCGCAAAGGACTCCGCGCGGGCCCGCAGGGTCCTCTACGGCCTGGAGCACCTGCCTCGGATGATGGCCGCGGCCCAGTTCGGCATCACGATCTGCTCCCTGACCCTGGGAGCCGTTGCCGAGCCGACCATCGCCCGGCTGCTCGAACCGGCCTTCACCGCGATCCGGCTGCCGGAGAGCGTGGTCCATCCCCTCGGCTACGCGATCGCCCTCGTCCTCGTCGTCTCGCTCCACCTCGTCATCGGCGAGATGGTCCCGAAGAACCTGGCGATGGCGGCGCCCGAGAAGACCGCGCTCTGGTTCAGCCCGGGGCTCGTGGCCTTCGCCCGGCTCTGCCGGCCGGTCACTGCGGCCCTAGGGACCTGCGCGAGGCTGGTGCTGAAGCTCTTCGGGGTCGAACCGAAGGACGAGGTGGAGGCGGTCTTCACCAGCGCTCAGCTCAGCCACCTCGTGGAGGACTCTGGCCAGGCGGGTCTGCTCGACCCGGAGGAGATGGAACGGCTTGAGGACGCGTTGGAACTGGGCTCCCACCCCGTCACCGACGTACTCCTCGACCGGGCCTCACTGGTCACGGTGGACCCATCGGTCACCCCCCGGCAGATCGAGGAGCTGACCGGCCGCACCGGATACTCCCGCTTCCCCGTCCAGGTGGGCGGCGGAGCCTTCATGGGCTACCTGCACGTCAAGGACGTACTGGATCTGGAGGACGCGGACCGCGCGGTGCCGCAGCAGGTGTGGCGCCCGATGACCACCCTCCGCGCCGAACTGCCCCTGGACGACGCCCTGACCGTGATGCGCCGCGCCGCGACGCACCTCGCCCAGGTCGCCGACGGTTCCGGGCGTGTGCTCGGCCTCGTCGCACTGGAGGACGTCCTCGAACTCCTGGTGGGGGAGGTGCGCGACCCCGCCCACCGCGAGGAGGGCGCGACACCGGCCCCCGTGACCGTCCTCGCGGAGCCGCTCACCACGGCCACCACCGACATCGGCGAGCCGCGCGGCGACCACCCGGCGGAGGAGGCACTGGCGCGCTGA
- a CDS encoding hemolysin family protein encodes MTTPLLLLAAALLLILANGFFVAAEFGLVTVERPDAERAAAEGDRRARTVAKALKELSFQLSGTQLGITITSLVVGMLAEPALADLLEGPFTATGLPEATVPGFSVVVGMLLASAVQMVIGELVPKNWAVSKPMQVARFVAGPQYAFARLLRPVISLLNKVANRLVRALGVEPTDEMASARTPGELVSLARHSARVGTLEQDTADLFVRTLSLGELTAQHVMTPRVRVSSLQSSATAQDVVNLTRATGLSRFPVYHERIDEIVGMVHLKDALAVPPHERLRTPVGRIAQLPVMVPETLPVQPLLARLRNEQPIAVVVDEYGGTAGVVTLEDIVEELVGEVRDEHDGQDLPELAPVTCEDGRAAWEADGSCRVDTLLRIGLEAPDGPYETVAGLVADLLGRIPAPGDRAELPGWRLSVRQVGHYRAERVRLVRTAETGDRARYAEAVR; translated from the coding sequence ATGACCACCCCCCTGCTGCTCCTTGCGGCGGCCCTACTCCTGATTCTCGCCAACGGCTTCTTCGTGGCCGCGGAATTCGGCCTCGTCACCGTCGAGAGGCCGGACGCCGAGCGCGCCGCGGCCGAAGGTGACCGGCGCGCCCGCACGGTCGCGAAAGCCCTCAAAGAACTGTCCTTCCAGCTCTCCGGCACCCAGCTCGGCATCACCATCACCTCGCTGGTCGTCGGCATGCTCGCGGAGCCCGCGCTCGCGGACCTCCTCGAAGGACCCTTCACCGCCACGGGACTCCCCGAGGCAACCGTCCCCGGCTTCAGCGTCGTCGTGGGCATGCTGCTCGCCTCGGCCGTCCAGATGGTCATCGGCGAGCTCGTGCCGAAGAACTGGGCGGTGTCCAAGCCGATGCAGGTAGCGCGCTTCGTCGCGGGCCCGCAGTACGCCTTCGCCCGGCTGCTGCGCCCGGTGATCTCCCTGCTCAACAAGGTCGCCAACCGGCTGGTGCGGGCCCTCGGGGTCGAGCCGACCGACGAGATGGCGTCCGCCCGTACCCCGGGCGAACTGGTCTCGCTGGCCCGTCACTCCGCCCGCGTCGGCACGCTGGAACAGGACACCGCGGATCTCTTCGTCCGCACCCTCTCCCTCGGGGAGCTGACCGCGCAGCACGTCATGACCCCGCGCGTACGGGTCAGTTCACTCCAGTCCTCCGCGACCGCGCAGGACGTCGTCAACCTCACCCGCGCCACCGGCCTCTCCCGCTTCCCCGTCTACCACGAGCGGATCGACGAGATCGTCGGCATGGTCCACCTCAAGGACGCACTCGCCGTCCCACCGCACGAACGGCTGCGCACCCCGGTGGGGCGTATCGCGCAGCTCCCCGTGATGGTGCCGGAGACCCTGCCGGTGCAGCCGCTGCTCGCCAGGCTCCGCAACGAACAGCCGATAGCCGTGGTCGTCGACGAGTACGGCGGCACCGCGGGGGTCGTGACCCTGGAGGACATCGTCGAGGAACTGGTCGGCGAGGTCAGGGACGAGCACGACGGGCAGGATCTGCCCGAGCTGGCCCCCGTCACCTGTGAGGACGGCAGAGCGGCCTGGGAGGCCGACGGAAGCTGCCGCGTCGACACCCTGCTCCGTATCGGTCTCGAAGCGCCCGACGGCCCCTACGAGACCGTCGCGGGGCTCGTCGCCGACCTGCTGGGGCGTATCCCCGCCCCCGGCGACCGGGCCGAGCTGCCCGGCTGGCGGCTCTCCGTACGCCAAGTGGGCCACTACCGGGCGGAGCGCGTGCGCCTGGTGCGGACCGCGGAGACCGGCGACCGGGCCAGGTACGCGGAGGCGGTCCGATGA
- a CDS encoding PH domain-containing protein codes for MPQDPKDQRGVPAEHGTPDVPALPRTFRPSLTRAVLICAGIAMLAVLTAVGLMLEGFTGGERLSFVLTGVLLFGVMLLLSRPKIVVAESGVTVVNLTNKRRLAWAEILQVNLRPGDPWVFLNLSDGTRLPALGIQPGIAKQRAISDARALRALVDTRSYAPEEAQG; via the coding sequence ATGCCGCAGGACCCGAAGGACCAGCGGGGAGTACCCGCGGAGCACGGGACGCCCGACGTGCCCGCCCTGCCCCGCACCTTCCGGCCCTCCCTCACCCGGGCCGTGCTCATCTGCGCGGGTATCGCGATGCTGGCCGTCCTCACCGCCGTCGGCCTCATGCTTGAAGGGTTCACCGGCGGGGAACGGCTCAGCTTCGTCCTCACCGGAGTCCTCCTCTTCGGTGTCATGCTGCTGCTGAGCCGCCCCAAGATCGTCGTGGCGGAGAGCGGGGTCACCGTGGTGAATCTCACCAACAAGCGGCGACTCGCGTGGGCGGAGATCCTTCAGGTGAATCTCAGGCCCGGTGACCCGTGGGTCTTCCTCAACCTCAGCGACGGCACAAGGCTGCCCGCACTTGGCATCCAGCCGGGTATCGCCAAGCAACGCGCCATCAGTGACGCGCGTGCCCTGAGGGCCCTCGTGGACACCAGGAGTTACGCCCCGGAAGAAGCTCAGGGCTGA
- the hisG gene encoding ATP phosphoribosyltransferase translates to MLRIAIPNKGSLSGPASAMLHEAGYQQRTESKELVLVDPANEVEFFYLRPRDIAIYVSSGKLDIGITGRDLLQDSDARAEEILPLGFARSTFRYATRPGTASGVEDLGGMTVATSYEGIVAKHLADHGVDASVVHLDGAVETAIELGVAQVIADVVETGTSLRNAGLEVIGEPIMTSEAVVIRGTGAEEDDPKVQQFLRRLQGVLVARTYVMMDYDCRVEHLEKAVALTPGLESPTVSPLHHEGWVAVRAMVPSKGAQRIMDDLYQLGARAILTTAIHACRL, encoded by the coding sequence ATGCTGCGCATCGCCATTCCCAACAAGGGTTCACTCTCAGGACCTGCGTCGGCGATGCTCCATGAGGCCGGATACCAGCAGCGCACCGAGTCCAAGGAACTCGTCCTGGTCGACCCGGCCAACGAGGTCGAGTTCTTCTACCTGCGCCCGCGCGACATCGCCATCTACGTCAGCTCGGGCAAGCTCGACATCGGCATCACGGGACGGGACCTGCTCCAGGACTCCGACGCGAGGGCCGAGGAGATCCTGCCGCTCGGCTTCGCCCGCTCCACGTTCCGCTACGCCACCCGCCCCGGCACCGCGTCCGGCGTCGAGGATCTCGGCGGCATGACGGTCGCCACCTCCTACGAGGGCATCGTCGCCAAGCACCTCGCCGACCACGGCGTCGACGCGTCCGTCGTCCACCTCGACGGAGCCGTGGAGACCGCGATCGAGCTGGGTGTCGCCCAGGTCATCGCCGATGTCGTGGAGACAGGCACCTCCCTGCGCAACGCGGGTCTCGAAGTCATCGGAGAGCCGATCATGACCTCGGAGGCCGTCGTCATCCGCGGTACGGGTGCCGAGGAGGACGACCCCAAGGTCCAGCAGTTCCTCCGCCGCCTCCAGGGTGTCCTCGTCGCCCGTACCTACGTGATGATGGATTACGACTGCCGCGTCGAGCACTTGGAGAAGGCCGTGGCCCTCACACCGGGCCTCGAATCGCCGACGGTCTCGCCCCTGCACCACGAGGGCTGGGTCGCGGTCCGCGCCATGGTCCCCTCCAAGGGCGCCCAGCGGATCATGGACGACCTCTACCAGCTCGGGGCGCGCGCCATCCTCACCACCGCCATCCACGCCTGCCGGCTCTGA
- a CDS encoding phosphoribosyl-ATP diphosphatase, translating into MVKKTFEELFTELQQKAAHGDPATSRTAELVDKGVHAIGKKVVEEAAEVWMAAEHEGKDAAAEEISQLLYHVQVMMVARGISLDDVYSHL; encoded by the coding sequence ATGGTCAAGAAGACGTTCGAGGAGCTCTTCACCGAGCTCCAGCAGAAGGCCGCCCACGGCGACCCCGCCACCTCCCGCACCGCAGAACTGGTGGACAAGGGGGTGCATGCCATCGGCAAGAAGGTCGTCGAAGAGGCCGCAGAAGTATGGATGGCCGCCGAGCACGAGGGCAAGGACGCCGCAGCCGAGGAGATCTCCCAACTCCTGTACCACGTACAGGTGATGATGGTCGCCCGCGGTATCTCCCTCGACGACGTCTACTCCCATCTGTAG
- the ribH gene encoding 6,7-dimethyl-8-ribityllumazine synthase, whose protein sequence is MSGKGAPELSVKNCGDLRVAVIAAQWHEQIMDGLVNGALRALHDLGISEPTLLRVPGSFELPVAAKVLAGRGYDAVVALGVVVRGGTPHFEYVCQGVTHGLTQVSLDTGVPVGFGVLTCDDEEQALDRAGLVGSREDKGHEAVTAAVATAVTLRTVAEPWR, encoded by the coding sequence GTGAGCGGTAAGGGCGCACCGGAACTCAGTGTGAAGAACTGCGGCGACCTGCGGGTGGCGGTCATCGCCGCCCAGTGGCACGAGCAGATCATGGACGGCCTCGTGAACGGCGCCCTGCGCGCCCTGCACGACCTCGGCATCAGCGAGCCGACGCTGCTGCGGGTGCCCGGCAGTTTCGAACTTCCCGTCGCGGCCAAGGTCCTCGCGGGCCGCGGCTACGACGCGGTGGTCGCCCTCGGCGTCGTCGTCCGAGGCGGGACCCCGCACTTCGAGTACGTGTGCCAGGGCGTCACCCACGGGCTCACCCAGGTGTCGCTCGACACCGGCGTCCCCGTCGGCTTCGGGGTGCTCACCTGCGACGACGAGGAACAGGCGCTGGACCGCGCCGGCCTCGTGGGCTCCCGGGAGGACAAGGGGCACGAGGCGGTCACCGCCGCCGTCGCCACCGCGGTGACGCTGCGGACCGTCGCGGAGCCCTGGCGCTGA
- a CDS encoding bifunctional 3,4-dihydroxy-2-butanone-4-phosphate synthase/GTP cyclohydrolase II, giving the protein MTAQPVLYSTDNAEDLALDPVEAAIADIAAGRPVVVVDDEDRENEGDLVIAAERATPEVVAFMMSECRGLICAPMEGPELDRLELPQMVEHNTESMRTAFTVSADATEAHGVTTGISAADRAATLRLLADGESGADDFVRPGHVFPLRARSGGVLVRPGHTEAAVDLARLAGLRPAGAIVEIAGEDGVMLRLPELIPFARKHGLTIISIEDLIAYRKASEPTVRRAAEVRLPTAHGDFTAYGYRSTVDGVEHVALVHGDLGDGEDVLVRMHSECLTGDVFGSLRCDCGPQLDASLKRVTEKGRGVVVYLRGHEGRGIGLLSKLRAYELQESGSDTLDANLELGLPADARDYGAGARILDDLGVRSLRLLTNNPDKTDALARHGLTVLGREPMPVQAGEHNLRYLRTKRDRMGHELPWLDSGTAATCGDQ; this is encoded by the coding sequence ATGACCGCACAGCCTGTCCTGTACAGCACGGACAACGCCGAGGACCTCGCGCTCGACCCCGTCGAGGCCGCCATCGCGGACATCGCGGCGGGCCGGCCCGTGGTGGTCGTCGACGACGAGGACCGGGAGAACGAGGGCGACCTCGTCATCGCCGCGGAGCGCGCCACCCCCGAGGTGGTCGCCTTCATGATGAGCGAGTGCCGCGGCCTGATCTGCGCGCCCATGGAAGGTCCCGAACTTGACCGGCTCGAACTGCCGCAGATGGTCGAGCACAACACCGAGTCCATGCGGACCGCCTTCACCGTCTCGGCCGACGCGACCGAGGCCCACGGAGTGACCACCGGCATCTCGGCCGCCGACCGCGCCGCCACCCTGCGGCTGCTGGCCGACGGCGAGAGCGGGGCGGACGACTTCGTCCGCCCGGGACACGTCTTCCCGCTGCGCGCCCGTTCCGGCGGAGTCCTGGTCCGCCCCGGGCACACCGAGGCCGCCGTGGACCTCGCCCGCCTCGCCGGGCTGCGTCCCGCCGGTGCGATCGTGGAGATCGCGGGCGAGGACGGCGTGATGCTGCGGCTCCCCGAACTGATCCCCTTCGCCCGCAAACACGGCCTGACGATCATCTCCATCGAGGACCTGATCGCCTACCGCAAGGCCTCGGAACCGACCGTGCGGCGCGCGGCCGAGGTACGGCTGCCCACCGCGCACGGTGACTTCACGGCCTACGGCTACCGCTCCACCGTCGACGGCGTCGAACACGTCGCTCTGGTCCACGGCGACCTCGGCGACGGCGAGGACGTCCTGGTGCGCATGCACTCCGAGTGCCTCACCGGCGATGTCTTCGGCTCCCTGCGCTGCGACTGCGGCCCGCAGCTCGACGCCTCCCTGAAGCGCGTCACCGAGAAGGGCCGAGGGGTCGTCGTCTATCTCCGAGGCCACGAGGGACGGGGGATCGGACTGCTGTCCAAACTGCGCGCCTACGAACTCCAGGAGAGCGGCAGCGACACCCTCGACGCCAACCTGGAACTCGGCCTGCCCGCCGACGCACGCGACTACGGCGCGGGCGCCAGGATCCTCGACGATCTCGGCGTACGCAGCCTCCGCCTGCTGACCAACAACCCCGACAAGACCGACGCGCTCGCCCGCCACGGGCTGACCGTCCTCGGACGCGAGCCGATGCCGGTCCAGGCGGGCGAGCACAACCTCAGGTACCTGCGCACCAAGCGCGACCGGATGGGCCACGAACTGCCCTGGCTCGACTCGGGCACGGCGGCCACCTGCGGCGATCAGTAG
- a CDS encoding nicotinamide mononucleotide transporter family protein, with amino-acid sequence MSTVGWLNSEAVTVFGQHVIWSDMIGNTVGLLALALGWRRSIWTWPAQFLSGVVLVAAYLSAHLSGGVGKQFLVIVVAVWGWRQWTGGRGQAQDGTIAVRFATWRERGLLAAGTAVGTVAVGALFAAVPALSWNPWPDAYIFVGTLAAMVAQARGLVEFWFAWLLVDVVGVPLAFSSGLAFSGFVYVIYLALVLWGMRDWWLRSRASVALEGAPA; translated from the coding sequence GTGAGCACTGTCGGCTGGCTCAACTCCGAGGCGGTCACCGTCTTCGGCCAGCACGTCATCTGGTCGGACATGATCGGCAACACGGTCGGACTGCTGGCCCTCGCGCTGGGCTGGCGGCGCTCCATATGGACCTGGCCCGCCCAGTTCCTCTCCGGTGTCGTCCTCGTCGCCGCCTACCTCTCCGCCCACCTCAGCGGCGGTGTCGGCAAGCAGTTCCTGGTCATCGTCGTCGCCGTCTGGGGCTGGCGGCAGTGGACGGGCGGGCGAGGGCAGGCACAGGACGGCACCATCGCCGTCCGCTTCGCCACCTGGCGTGAGCGCGGGCTGCTCGCCGCGGGCACCGCCGTCGGCACCGTGGCCGTGGGGGCGCTCTTCGCCGCCGTGCCCGCACTGTCCTGGAACCCCTGGCCCGACGCGTACATCTTCGTCGGCACCCTCGCCGCGATGGTCGCCCAGGCTCGCGGCCTGGTCGAGTTCTGGTTCGCCTGGCTGCTCGTGGACGTCGTGGGTGTGCCGCTGGCCTTCAGCAGCGGCCTCGCGTTCTCCGGATTCGTCTACGTCATCTATCTCGCCCTCGTCCTGTGGGGGATGCGCGACTGGTGGCTGCGCTCCCGCGCCTCCGTTGCCCTGGAAGGAGCTCCGGCATGA
- a CDS encoding riboflavin synthase, with the protein MFTGIVEELGEVTTVEELGDASRFRLRGPVVTEGARHGDSIAVNGVCLTVVERDGDEFTADVMAETLKRSSLGALTAGSRVNLERPTAVGGRLGGHIVQGHVDGTGAIVAREPSEHWEIVTVSLPDGLSKYVVEKGSVTVDGVSLTVVDAARDHFTISLIPTTLALTTLGLKQPGDPVNLEVDIIAKYVERMLGESVRAGADEGVRDHADVRGGAGVRGGAGVRGGGEQHGREAGR; encoded by the coding sequence GTGTTCACCGGAATCGTCGAAGAGCTGGGTGAGGTCACCACCGTCGAGGAACTCGGCGACGCCTCCCGCTTCCGACTGCGCGGCCCGGTCGTCACCGAGGGCGCGCGCCACGGCGACTCGATCGCCGTCAACGGTGTCTGTCTCACGGTGGTCGAGAGGGACGGCGACGAGTTCACCGCCGACGTGATGGCCGAGACCCTCAAACGCTCCAGCCTCGGCGCCCTCACCGCGGGCTCCCGGGTCAATCTGGAGCGGCCCACGGCGGTCGGCGGGCGGCTCGGCGGTCACATCGTCCAGGGGCACGTCGACGGCACCGGCGCGATCGTCGCGCGGGAACCCTCGGAACACTGGGAGATCGTCACGGTCTCCCTCCCCGACGGGCTCTCCAAGTACGTCGTGGAGAAGGGCTCGGTCACCGTCGACGGCGTGAGCCTCACGGTCGTGGACGCCGCCAGGGACCACTTCACCATCAGCCTCATCCCCACCACCCTCGCGCTGACCACACTCGGCCTCAAACAGCCGGGCGACCCGGTCAATCTGGAGGTCGACATCATCGCCAAGTACGTCGAACGGATGCTCGGCGAGAGCGTGCGCGCGGGTGCGGACGAGGGCGTACGCGACCACGCGGACGTACGCGGCGGCGCGGGCGTACGCGGCGGCGCGGGCGTACGCGGCGGCGGCGAACAGCACGGAAGGGAGGCCGGGCGGTGA
- the ribD gene encoding bifunctional diaminohydroxyphosphoribosylaminopyrimidine deaminase/5-amino-6-(5-phosphoribosylamino)uracil reductase RibD, with translation MATEAEAAAMRQAVALAARGLGSTSPNPVVGCVILDASGAVVGEGFHQRAGGPHAEIHALRAAGERAAGGTALVTLEPCAHTGRTGPCAQALVDAGVRRVVHAVTDPNPRAAGGGATLRAAGVDVEAGLLAEEAEAGNAVWLTSVRLGRPHVTWKYAATLDGRTAAADGTSRWITSAEARADVHRLRAAADAVVVGSGTARADDPHLAVRGVEGAVQPLRVVVDTEATAVRPGARVLDGAAPTLIAVSEDATALPGTDTVHLPRAEGGLSVPALLDVLHGRGVRGVLLEGGAALAGAFVAAGAVDRVVGYLAPALLGAGPAVLTGGGISTITEALRLDVTGCERLGPDLRITAVPSTSPKER, from the coding sequence GTGGCCACCGAAGCCGAAGCAGCCGCCATGCGGCAGGCCGTGGCGCTCGCCGCGCGCGGACTCGGCTCCACGAGCCCCAACCCCGTCGTCGGATGCGTCATCCTCGACGCTTCGGGCGCCGTCGTCGGCGAGGGCTTCCACCAGCGCGCGGGCGGACCGCACGCCGAGATCCACGCCCTGCGCGCCGCCGGAGAGCGGGCCGCGGGCGGCACCGCACTCGTCACCCTCGAACCCTGCGCCCACACCGGCCGCACAGGACCCTGCGCCCAGGCCCTCGTGGACGCGGGTGTCCGCCGGGTCGTCCACGCGGTCACCGATCCGAACCCGCGGGCGGCGGGCGGGGGAGCGACCCTGCGGGCGGCGGGCGTCGACGTCGAGGCGGGATTGCTCGCCGAGGAGGCGGAGGCAGGCAACGCCGTCTGGCTCACCTCGGTACGACTCGGCCGCCCTCACGTGACCTGGAAGTACGCGGCGACCCTCGACGGCCGCACTGCGGCAGCCGACGGTACGAGCCGCTGGATCACCTCCGCTGAGGCCCGCGCGGATGTCCACCGGCTGCGCGCCGCGGCGGACGCCGTCGTCGTCGGATCCGGAACCGCCCGCGCCGACGACCCGCACCTCGCCGTACGAGGTGTCGAGGGGGCCGTCCAGCCCCTGCGGGTCGTCGTGGACACCGAGGCCACCGCCGTACGACCGGGGGCACGGGTCCTGGACGGCGCCGCACCGACCCTCATCGCCGTCTCCGAGGACGCCACCGCACTCCCCGGTACCGACACTGTCCATTTGCCCCGCGCGGAGGGTGGCCTCTCCGTGCCCGCGCTCCTCGACGTCCTGCACGGACGCGGGGTGCGGGGAGTCCTACTGGAAGGCGGAGCGGCACTCGCGGGCGCCTTCGTGGCGGCGGGCGCCGTCGACCGGGTCGTCGGATATCTCGCCCCCGCCCTCCTCGGCGCGGGGCCCGCCGTTCTCACCGGCGGCGGAATCAGCACCATCACCGAGGCGTTGCGGCTCGATGTGACCGGGTGCGAGCGCCTGGGCCCCGATCTCCGTATCACCGCCGTCCCCTCCACATCCCCCAAGGAGCGCTGA